One Mycolicibacterium rufum genomic window, CAGACCCGCCGATCAGGGGGGCTCCGGTTGGGCGGTCGTCGACGTGGAGACCTCGGGTTTCCGGCCCGGGCAGGCCCGTATCGTGAGCGTGGCCGCGCTCGCCCTCAGCGACGACGGCAACGTGGAGAAGAGCCTGTACAGCCTGCTCAACCCCGGGGTCGATCCCGGTCCCACCCACGTGCACGGGCTGACCGCCGAGATGTTGGAGGGGCAGCCCACCTTCGGTGATGTGGTCGGCGATCTGGTCGAGGTGCTGCGCGGCCGCACGCTGGTGGCTCACAACGTGGGGTTCGACTATGCGTTCCTGACCGCCGAGGCGGAGCTGGTGCAGGCCGAATTGCCGGTGGAGACGGTGATGTGCACGGTCGAACTCGCGCGCCGGCTGGATCTCGGCCTGGAGAACCTGCGGCTCGAGACGCTGGCGGCGCACTGGGGCGTCACGCAGATGCGTCCGCACGACGCACTCGACGACGCGATGGTCCTCGCCCAGATCCTCAAACCCGTTCTCGTCCGGGCGCAGGAGCACCGCAAGTGGCTCCCGGTGCATCCGGTGTCTCGGCGCACGTGGCCGAACGGCCGGGTCACCCACGAGGAGTTGCGCCCGCTCAAGGCGGTGGCGGCGAGGTTGGCCAGCCGCTACGCCAACCCGGGCCGGTTCGTCGCGGGCCGGCCGCTGGTGCAGGGGATGCGCGTGGCGCTGGCCGAGGTCGGCCACACCTACGAGGAACTCATCGAGCGCATCCTGCACGCGGGGCTCGCCTACACCGAAGCGGTGGACGCGCACACCTCACTGGTCGTCAGCGACGTCGCTGCTCCCGAGCAGGGCAAGGCGTACCAGGCACGGGAACTCGGAGTGCCCACGGTGGGCTCCGACGCGTTCCTGCGCGCACTGCAATCCGTCGTGGGAGGCACCGCCGTCGAGGACTTCGCAGACCTCGACGACGACGATCAGCTGGCGCTGTTCTGAGTCACTCGCAGATTCGGCCGGGATAGCAACCGGCGACGTCCGGTATGCCGTCCTGACCGGGGGGAACCTCGCCGACGATGGGGGGTGGACCCTCAGCCCCGTCGGGTTCGCAGGCTGTGCCCTCCGCTGCGCTGCCGGGAGGGTCGGTGCAGGGAACCGGTTGGGCGGTGGCGACCGGAGACAGCGAGATCAGTGTCGCTGCGCCTCCGGTCAGCACCGCCGATCCGAGAGTGATGAGTTTCATAGTGCTGGCATTGCCAGCATGAGCGGCGTCGAAACGACTTAATCGTCGCCGTTGTTGCAGACGCGCCCGGGAACGCAGCCCGCGCCGCCGATATAGGGGCTTCCGTCGCCCTGGCCGGTACCGGTCGTTCCCCCGCCGGGGGTGTAGTTCATGCAGGGGGTGCCGTCAGCGGCACCGTGTGGTGTGGCGCACTCCGGCTGCGCCCCGGCTGCCGGCGCGAACGAGATCAGCGCCGCCGCAGCCATGGTGAGCATCGAACCGAAAGTGAAAGTCTTGTTCATACATGCGGGGCTTCCCGCCATCGGACGGGCGAAACCCCAATCAGCACAAGACTTTTCTCGATCACTTCCTACAGCAGGGCCTTCGCCTTCAGCGCGTCGAACTCGGCCTGGCTGATGGTCCCGCCGTCCAGAAGTGCTTTGGCGTCGGCGATTTCCTGCGCCGGGCTGCGTCCGGCCGCGGTCCTGATGTAGTCGTCGGTTTCCTTTTTGGCCTGCAGCGCCTGCTCGCGTGCCCGTTCCGCCATCCCGGTCCCGCGCGCGATGAGGTACACCAGTGCGGTGAGGTAGGGCAGCAGGATGAGGAAGATCACCCAGATCGCTTTGACCACACCGGAGGTCTTGTGGTCGCGCCAGAACAGGTCGACCAGGATGTTGAACAGGATCATCAGATACGCGATGAACGCGAAGATGACGATCGTGGACCACAGGAAATGCCAGAACGTATCCCACATGAGGCCAGTGCAGCACGCACACCGTCGCCCGGTGAGGGCCGAAAGGCCCCATGCGGGAGGCCGGGTGTCAGTTGCGGGCGGCGCGATTGACCGCGGAGACCACGGCACGCAGCGACGCCGTCGTGATCGACGTCGCGATCCCGACGCCCCACACGGTCTTCCCGCCGACCGACGCCTCCACGTACGCGGCCGCCTGAGCTTCTTCGCCCGACGACATCGCGTGCTCGGAGTAGTCGAGCACGTTGACGTCGAAGCCGATCGCGCCCAGCGCATCGACGAACGCCGCCAGCGGTCCGTTTCCGGCACCGACGATCTCGCGCTCGTGACCGTCCACCTTGACCACCGCGGTGATGGTGTCGGTACCGCCGTCGACCTCGGCCGCGTCCACCCGCTGCCGGATCCGCTCCAGCGGACGGATCGGGGCCAGGTACTCCTCGTGGAACGCGTCCCACATCTCCTTGGGCGACACTTCGCCGCCCTCACCGTCGGTGATCTTCTGGATTGCCTGGGAGAACTCGATCTGCAGCCGTCGCGGCAGCGCCAGTCCGTGGTCGGCCTTCATGATGTAGGCGACGCCGCCCTTGCCCGACTGCGAGTTGACGCGGATCACGGCTTCGTAGGTGCGGCCGACGTCCTTCGGGTCGATCGGCAGGTAGGGCACCTGCCACAGTATGTCATCAACATCCGAATCCGCTTCGTCGGCAGCCACTTTCATGGTATCCAGGCCCTTGTTGATGGCGTCCTGGTGGCTGCCGGAGAACGCGGTGTACACCAGATCGCCGCCGTAGGGATGCCGTTCGGGCACCGGCAGCTGGTTGCAGTACTCGACGGTGCGCCGGATCTCGTCGATGTTGGAGAAGTCGATCTGTGGATCCACGCCACGGCTGAACAGGTTGAGCCCCAGCGTCACCAGGCAGACGTTGCCGGTGCGCTCGCCGTTGCCGAACAGGCAGCCCTCGATGCGGTCGGCGCCGGCGGCGTAACCCAATTCGGCTGCGGCCACCGCGGTTCCGCGGTCGTTGTGCGGGTGCAGGCTCAGGATGACGCTGTCGCGCGGCGTCAGGTGCCGGTTCATCCACTCGATAGAGTCGGCGTACACATTGGGCGTGGCCATTTCCACCGTCGCCGGCAGATTGACGATCAGCGGGACCTCGGGCGTCGGGCGGACGATCTCGGCGACCGCGTTGCAGACCTCGACGGCGTACTCCAGTTCGGTGCCGGTGTAGGACTCCGGCGAGTACTCGAAACGCCACTGCGTGCCGGGGTACTTGCGGGCTTCCTCGACGCACATGCGCGCACCGTCGGTGGCGATCTTCTTGACGGCGTCGCGGTCGGCGCGGAAGACCACGCGGCGCTGCAGGATCGAGGTCGAGTTGTAGAAGTGCACGATCGCCCGAGGGGCGCCCTCGCAGGCCAGGAACGTGCGCTCGATCAGTTCGGGGCGACATTGCGTCAGGACCTGGATGGTGACGTCGTCGGGGATGGCGCCCTGCTCGATGATCTCGCGGACGAAATCGAAGTCGGTCTGGCTGGCCGACGGGAAACCGACCTCGATCTCCTTGTAGCCCATCCGCACCAGCAGGTCGAACATCCGGCGCTTGCGGGCGGGGCTCATCGGATCGATCAGGGCCTGGTTACCGTCGCGCAGGTCCACCGCGCACCACATCGGTGCGGTGGTGATGGCCTTGTCGGGCCAGGTGCGGTCCGGCAGCCGGATCGGTTCCACTTCGTCGGCGAAACTGCGGTAGCGGCTGACCGGCATCGACGAACCGCGCTGGGTGTTCCAGGCGGGCTGGCCGGGATGGGGTGCGCCGGCAGGCGTGGTGATGGTGCGTACCGAGCTGTAGGCGTCGGCGCTGGGGGTGAAATTCTCGGTCATGTGGTGCTCCGGATAGGTCTAGGGGGATTCAGACCGGCGCATCGCGAACACCCGCGACGGGAGGCCGGTCTGGATCAGACCCCGTCGCGGCGTCCGAGAAGGAGCACCCGCTGCACGTGTGTGACTGTACTCCGGCAGCCCCGCCGCGCAAAACCCCCGCTCAGACCTGGGAGTCGGGGAACGCGATCACCGACAGGAACCGGATGGGCACCTCGACCAGGTCGACGGGCCCGTGGGCGCCCTCACCGTCGAACTGCAGCGAGTCGCCGGGGTGCAGGCGGTACACCGACCGGCTGTGGCTGTAGTCCATCACCCCGTCGAGCATGTAGATGAACTCGGTGCCCGGGTGCTGGAACAGCGGGTAGGTCTGGCTCTTCTCCGACAGCGTGACCTGCAGGCATTCCAGCCGTTTGTGCTCGCCGCGCAGTGAGCCGAGCAGTTCGTATTCGTGTCCTTCGCGGGTGCCCTCCCGGACGATCCGCGCCCCGGTACCCGACCGCACGAAGGCCGCCGGCCGCTCGACGTCCGCCCCGCGGAACAGGCTGGTGACCGGCACGTCGAAGCCCTTGGCCAGCAGTGCCAGCGTGGACAGGCTGCACGAGGTCTGCGCGTTCTCGATCTTGCTCATCATGGCCTTCGAGATGCCGACGCGCGCGGCGGTCTCGGCGACCGTGAGGCCCTGCTGCAGCCGCAGCAGCCGCACATTGCGCCCGATCGCGGACTCGATCTCGAGTTCGTCGACCGGTTCGGCCGGGTCGCGGTCCCGCGCCGTGCCCGACTTGTTGCGCAGCAGCGGGACGTGATCGTCAGCAGAAGCCACAGCTCACCTGTCTAGCGCATCTCGCCGGCGCCGACATACGGGTGGGGCGTCGTCAACGGCTCGCCCTCGGCGAAGCGGGACAGTCGGAAGTCCGACGCCGGGATGCGCGGGTCGCGACTGCGGCCGTCCACGACGAGGTCGGCGACCAGCCTGCCCACCGCTGGTGCGATCTTGAAACCGTGGCCGCTGAAGCCGGCCGCCACCACCAGGCCGTCGAGGTCGGTCCGGGAGATCACCGGGTTCCAGTCCGGCGTCACGTCGTAGCACCCCGCGTAGCTGCTGGTGATGGACGCGTACGGGAAGCCCGGGAACCGGGTGCCGACCTTGTCGACGGTGATGTCGACGAACTCCTCGGTGGCGCGGTTGAGGTAGTCGTCGGGGTCGGCGGTCCGCGCGTCGGCGAGGTCGCTGTTGCCGAACAGGATGTCGCCGCCCACCTCCGGCCGGACGTACTGCAGCGACACCAGATCGGAGAAGACGGGCACCGGACCGGTGGGGACGCCGGGATCGATCATCACGATCTGTTCGCGCACCACCCGGATCGGGACGTCGACGCCGTGGGGGGCGAGCAGCGGTCGGGTCCAGACACCGGTGGCGACGACGACGGTGCCCGCCGAGATCGCGGTGCCGTCGGCCAGCGCCACGCCGGTCACCCGGTCGCCGGCGACGGTCAGTCCCGTTGCCGCACAGCCCTGTCGGATCGAGACGCCGGCGGCCCGCGCGGCGATCGCCAACGCCTGCGCGGTCTGGTAGGCGTCCCCGTAGCCGCCGCGCGCCTCGTAACCGAAGGCCGCGAACGGCTCCAGATCGGCGAACGGCCACATCGCGGCGACCTCGGCGTGGCCGATCTCCTCGGTGTCCACGCCGACGGCGCGCTGGGCGGCCAGACTCTTGCGCAGGGCATCGACGTTGGGCTCCCCGACACCGACGACGTAGCCGGTCTGCCGGAATCCGATGTCGGTGCCGAAGAGGTCATCCGCGTGCTCGAACACCTCCAGCCCGACGGTGGCCATCGCGGCCAGCGAGCTCACCCCGTAGTGGCAGCGCACGATGCCGCTGCTCTTGCCGGTCATGCCGGAGCCGACGGTGTGACGTTCGACCACGACGACGTCGGTCACCCCTCGTTCGGCCAGCGCCCACGCCGCGGCACAGCCCTCGATGCCGCCGCCGACGATGACGACGTCTGCGGTGCTCACGAGCCGGGAATCCAATTCGTTCCCGCCAGTGGCACTCTCGCCATCGCGGCCGCCTCGATACTGACGGCTACCAGGTCGTCGGACTCGAGGTGACACACATGAGACTTGCCGCAGGCGCGGGCGATGGTCTGCGCCTCCATCGTCAGCACCCGCAGATAGTTGGCCAGCCGGCGGCCCGCCGCCACCGGGTCGAGCCGGGCGGCGAGCTCGGGATTCTGGGTGCTGATGCCCGCCGGGTCGTTGCCGTCCTGGTAGTCGTCGTAGAAACCTGCTGCGCTGCCCAGCTTTTCGTAATCCGCGGCGTACCGGGGGTGGTTGTCGCCCAGTGCGATCAGCGCCGCGGTGCCGATCGCGACCGCGTCGGCGCCCAGAGCCAGCGCCTTGGCGACGTCGGCCCCGTTGCGGATGCCGCCGGACACGATCAACTGGACTCCCGATCTTCCCGTCGCTCCGCTCGCCCCGGTGCGATGCACCCCCAACTCCTGCAGCGCCCGCACCGCCTCGGGGATCGCCGCGAGCGTCGGGATGCCGACGTGTTCGATGAAGACCTCCTGCGTGGCGGCGGTGCCACCCTGCATGCCGTCCACGACGACGACATCCGCGCCGGCGTGCACCGCGAGCTTGACGTCGTAGTAGGTGCGCGTGGCGCCGACCTTGACGTAGATCGGCTTCTCCCAGTCGGTGATCTCCCGCAGTTCGTTGATCTTGATGGTCAGATCGTCGGGCCCCGTCCAGTCGGGATGACGGCAGGCCGAGCGCTGATCGATGCCCTGCGGCAGCGTGCGCATCGCGGCGACCCGCTCGGAGATCTTCTGGCCCAGCAGCATTCCGCCCCCACCGGGTTTGGCGCCCTGGCCGAGCACAACCTCGATCGCGTCGGCCTTGCGCAGATCGTCGGGATTCATGCCGTACCGCGACGGCAGGTACTGGTACACCAGGTGCTTGCTCTGGCCCCTCTCCTCCGGTGTCATGCCGCCGTCGCCGGTGGTGGTCGACGTGCCGACCTCGCTGGCGCCGCGGCCCAGCGCCTCCTTGGCCGGTCCGGACAGGGCGCCGAAACTCATGCCCGCGATCGTGATCGGGATGGCCAGGTGCAGTGGGTGTTTGGCGTGCCGATCGCCGAGCACCACATCCGTGGCGCAGCGCTCGCGGTATCCCTCCAGTGGGTACCGCGACATCGACGCGCCCAGGAACAGCAGATCGTCGAAGTGGGGGAGCGCCCGCTTGGCGCCCCAGCCGCGGATGTCGTAGACGCCGGTGTCGGCGGCGCGCTGGATCGCGGCGATCGTGGCGCGGTCGAAGGTGGCGGACTCGCGCAGGCCGAGGCGGGCGCGGTCGTCGGTGGAGTAGCCCATCAGTAGCTCGCAGCGTTGTCGACGTGGAAGTGGTACAGGGAACGGGCCGAGCCGTAGCGGGTGTAGGCGGCGAGATCGTCACCCTCGAATCCCGCAGCTTTGAGCAGCTCTTCGAGCTCGCGGAGGTGTTCGGCCCGCATCGGTTTGGCGATGCAGTCCGCGCCCAGCGACGCCACGTCGCCGCGCACGTACAGTCGGGCCTCGTAGAGCGAATCCCCGAGCGCCTCGCCGGCGTCGCCGCGCACCACCAGCCGTCCGGCCTGGGCCATGAACGCGCTCATGTGCCCGACGTCGCCGCCCACGACGATGTCGACGCCCTTCATCGAGATGCCGCACCGCGCCGCGGCATTGCCCTCGATCACCAGCAGACCACCGTGGGCGGTCGCGCCGGCGGACTGGGAGGCATTGCCCTTCACCCACACCGAGCCGCTCATCATGTTCTCGGCCACCCCGGTGCCGGCGTTGCCGTTGATCACGACGTCGGCGTGCTGGTTCATGCCTGCGGCGTAGTAGCCGACGTGACCGTCGATGGTCACCGTGAGCGGGGCATTCAGACCGACGGCGACGTTGTGCGCACCGGCGGGGTGCTCGATGACGAACTCGCCGTGCACCTCTGGGTCGTGCAGTGCGGTGTTGACGTCGCGCAGCGCGGTGGTACGCAGGTCGTACCGGGTCACTATCTGCTCCATGCGTAGACGACCTCCGGTTCGGGTTCCCAGATGCGGGCGTTCTCGACGCCGGGCAGACCCGCCAGGGCGCGGTATTCGCTGCCCATTGCCACCCAGTCGTCGGTCTCGGCGATGACGGCGGGTTTGCACGCGATCGCGTCGCGCACGACGGCGAACGAGTCGCGGTCGGACACCAACAGCGTGTAGAAGCCGTCGAACGTCCGGCACAGTTCCTTGAGCGCACTCTCCACGTCGCGGCCCTCGGCCAGCAGCGCGGCGATGAAGCGGGCGCCGACCTCGGTGTCGTTCTCGCTGTCGAAGACCACGCCGCGGGCGCGGAGTTCGCGCCGGATGGTGGCGTGGTTGGAGAACGAACCGTTGTGCACCATGCACTGACCGGGGCCGACGGCGTAGGGGTGGCAGCCCGACGGAGTGACCGCGGATTCGGTTGCCATCCGCGTGTGGCCGACGCCCTGCCAGCCCTGCGCCCCGGCCAGCCCCCAGCTCTCGGTGAGCGCACGGGGATGACCGACGCCCTTGAGAACCGCCATGTCGGAACCGAATCCGGCGATGATGGCCTCGGGGTAGCACGTCCGGACCGCAGAGAGCAGTGCTTCGGACGACCCGTCGGACGACAGCAGGTGGCTGTCGGCGACCGCCACGACCTCGACCTCGTCGTCGAGCGCGGTGCCGACGGTGCGCCTCACCAGCCCGATGTCCTCGCGCTTGCCGGTGCCGAGGTCGGACACGGACACGCAGCCCTGGCCGGGTGGCGCCCACGTCGGGTCACCGTAGACGGCGACTCCGGCCGAATCGCTGCCCCGGTCGCCCATTTCGCAGAGCATGCCCGACAGCAGGGTGCCGAGCCGCGGATAGAGCTCGGGGGTGCGCAGGTGCAACCCGACGATGCCACACATGAATTCCTCCGTGCCGGAAAGGCGTTGTCAGAAGGCGGTCAGGTACTGGTCGATCTCCCACGGGCTGACCGCACTGTGGTAGCTGAAGAACTCTTCGCGTTTGACCCCGGCGAAGTAGGCGGCGACGCCGTCGCCGGCGGCGTCGAGCACCCCGGTGACGACCGGATCGCTCTCGAACTCCTCGACCGCGTGCAGCAGGGTGGGGGGCAGCGGCCGGGTGCTCACCCCCGAGCCGACGGCGCCGGGATCGGTGCTGCGCTTGATGCCGTCGATGCCGGCGCCCAGCGCGGCCGCGATGGCCAGATACGGGTTGGCCGAGCCGTCCCCGCCACGCAACTCGATGCGGTCGGCGTCGGGCACCCGGATGTAGTGGGTACGGTCGTTGCCACCGTAGGTGGGCAGCCGCGGCGCCCAGGACGCGCCGGAGGCCGTGGCGACCGCGCCGGTGCGTTTGTAGGAGTTGACCGTCGGGGCGATGACGGCCTGCAGCGCGCAGGCGTGTTCGAGGAGGCCACCGATGAACCCGTAGGCGGTGTCGGACAGGCCGAGGCCGCGGGCGTCGTCGGTCTGGGCCGGGAACACCGG contains:
- a CDS encoding DEDDh family exonuclease; this translates as MSSTDARTWGRPADQGGSGWAVVDVETSGFRPGQARIVSVAALALSDDGNVEKSLYSLLNPGVDPGPTHVHGLTAEMLEGQPTFGDVVGDLVEVLRGRTLVAHNVGFDYAFLTAEAELVQAELPVETVMCTVELARRLDLGLENLRLETLAAHWGVTQMRPHDALDDAMVLAQILKPVLVRAQEHRKWLPVHPVSRRTWPNGRVTHEELRPLKAVAARLASRYANPGRFVAGRPLVQGMRVALAEVGHTYEELIERILHAGLAYTEAVDAHTSLVVSDVAAPEQGKAYQARELGVPTVGSDAFLRALQSVVGGTAVEDFADLDDDDQLALF
- a CDS encoding SHOCT domain-containing protein produces the protein MWDTFWHFLWSTIVIFAFIAYLMILFNILVDLFWRDHKTSGVVKAIWVIFLILLPYLTALVYLIARGTGMAERAREQALQAKKETDDYIRTAAGRSPAQEIADAKALLDGGTISQAEFDALKAKALL
- the leuA gene encoding 2-isopropylmalate synthase, which codes for MTENFTPSADAYSSVRTITTPAGAPHPGQPAWNTQRGSSMPVSRYRSFADEVEPIRLPDRTWPDKAITTAPMWCAVDLRDGNQALIDPMSPARKRRMFDLLVRMGYKEIEVGFPSASQTDFDFVREIIEQGAIPDDVTIQVLTQCRPELIERTFLACEGAPRAIVHFYNSTSILQRRVVFRADRDAVKKIATDGARMCVEEARKYPGTQWRFEYSPESYTGTELEYAVEVCNAVAEIVRPTPEVPLIVNLPATVEMATPNVYADSIEWMNRHLTPRDSVILSLHPHNDRGTAVAAAELGYAAGADRIEGCLFGNGERTGNVCLVTLGLNLFSRGVDPQIDFSNIDEIRRTVEYCNQLPVPERHPYGGDLVYTAFSGSHQDAINKGLDTMKVAADEADSDVDDILWQVPYLPIDPKDVGRTYEAVIRVNSQSGKGGVAYIMKADHGLALPRRLQIEFSQAIQKITDGEGGEVSPKEMWDAFHEEYLAPIRPLERIRQRVDAAEVDGGTDTITAVVKVDGHEREIVGAGNGPLAAFVDALGAIGFDVNVLDYSEHAMSSGEEAQAAAYVEASVGGKTVWGVGIATSITTASLRAVVSAVNRAARN
- a CDS encoding helix-turn-helix domain-containing protein, with amino-acid sequence MASADDHVPLLRNKSGTARDRDPAEPVDELEIESAIGRNVRLLRLQQGLTVAETAARVGISKAMMSKIENAQTSCSLSTLALLAKGFDVPVTSLFRGADVERPAAFVRSGTGARIVREGTREGHEYELLGSLRGEHKRLECLQVTLSEKSQTYPLFQHPGTEFIYMLDGVMDYSHSRSVYRLHPGDSLQFDGEGAHGPVDLVEVPIRFLSVIAFPDSQV
- a CDS encoding NAD(P)/FAD-dependent oxidoreductase, whose translation is MSTADVVIVGGGIEGCAAAWALAERGVTDVVVVERHTVGSGMTGKSSGIVRCHYGVSSLAAMATVGLEVFEHADDLFGTDIGFRQTGYVVGVGEPNVDALRKSLAAQRAVGVDTEEIGHAEVAAMWPFADLEPFAAFGYEARGGYGDAYQTAQALAIAARAAGVSIRQGCAATGLTVAGDRVTGVALADGTAISAGTVVVATGVWTRPLLAPHGVDVPIRVVREQIVMIDPGVPTGPVPVFSDLVSLQYVRPEVGGDILFGNSDLADARTADPDDYLNRATEEFVDITVDKVGTRFPGFPYASITSSYAGCYDVTPDWNPVISRTDLDGLVVAAGFSGHGFKIAPAVGRLVADLVVDGRSRDPRIPASDFRLSRFAEGEPLTTPHPYVGAGEMR
- a CDS encoding FMN-binding glutamate synthase family protein, whose translation is MGYSTDDRARLGLRESATFDRATIAAIQRAADTGVYDIRGWGAKRALPHFDDLLFLGASMSRYPLEGYRERCATDVVLGDRHAKHPLHLAIPITIAGMSFGALSGPAKEALGRGASEVGTSTTTGDGGMTPEERGQSKHLVYQYLPSRYGMNPDDLRKADAIEVVLGQGAKPGGGGMLLGQKISERVAAMRTLPQGIDQRSACRHPDWTGPDDLTIKINELREITDWEKPIYVKVGATRTYYDVKLAVHAGADVVVVDGMQGGTAATQEVFIEHVGIPTLAAIPEAVRALQELGVHRTGASGATGRSGVQLIVSGGIRNGADVAKALALGADAVAIGTAALIALGDNHPRYAADYEKLGSAAGFYDDYQDGNDPAGISTQNPELAARLDPVAAGRRLANYLRVLTMEAQTIARACGKSHVCHLESDDLVAVSIEAAAMARVPLAGTNWIPGS
- a CDS encoding protein glxC, translated to MEQIVTRYDLRTTALRDVNTALHDPEVHGEFVIEHPAGAHNVAVGLNAPLTVTIDGHVGYYAAGMNQHADVVINGNAGTGVAENMMSGSVWVKGNASQSAGATAHGGLLVIEGNAAARCGISMKGVDIVVGGDVGHMSAFMAQAGRLVVRGDAGEALGDSLYEARLYVRGDVASLGADCIAKPMRAEHLRELEELLKAAGFEGDDLAAYTRYGSARSLYHFHVDNAASY
- a CDS encoding glutamine amidotransferase yields the protein MCGIVGLHLRTPELYPRLGTLLSGMLCEMGDRGSDSAGVAVYGDPTWAPPGQGCVSVSDLGTGKREDIGLVRRTVGTALDDEVEVVAVADSHLLSSDGSSEALLSAVRTCYPEAIIAGFGSDMAVLKGVGHPRALTESWGLAGAQGWQGVGHTRMATESAVTPSGCHPYAVGPGQCMVHNGSFSNHATIRRELRARGVVFDSENDTEVGARFIAALLAEGRDVESALKELCRTFDGFYTLLVSDRDSFAVVRDAIACKPAVIAETDDWVAMGSEYRALAGLPGVENARIWEPEPEVVYAWSR